The genomic interval ACGTCTCTCTGAGGCAGAACCACGGGTTGGAGGCTGCCTCTCGGTGTGGATACTTCATATATCCAGCTATATTTAAACATCCAACGTGGTGAAGCCCTCTAACACTGAAGTACTAGTGGTACTCCGATGAGACTGTAGTCGCCTACTCTGAAGAGACTTTACTATTCTGTTGAGACTTTATAATGATACTCTACTACTCTGATGAGagtgtagtaggcctacaccctctccctctcctctctaaatgtgtttttatgaaTGCTTTTCATTGTTCGTCCCTGATTATAATTCCTTGGTCTTTTCTCCGACATTATCGGGTGCtgatacaaaaatacaaataaaagtacCAATAAATTCTGCTGCGGTGGTTTAGAAGCTCGGAGCGTCCGTGGTCAGTGACGTCACACCGGTCTCCATGACAACCAGGCAAACCAAAACATCTCACGTGCAGAACGAGCTCTCGTGCAACGTGGGGGTAGAGAACCACGCAGAGGCAGACGAGTCTTTTAGGCTCAGGCCGTACCTTAAGGACTGATCCGGGACCTGTTTGATGCTCCAATTCTCTAACCAATCAGCTTTAGGCTCAGACCGTACCGTACCTTAAGGACTGATCCGGGACCTGTTTGATGCTCCAATTCTCTAACAAATCAGTAACCTGGTGAGGCTTTAGTTTCTAATAGCATCGCCTCACCTCAGTTAAGGTAAAAAAAaggggtgcacacacacacacacacacacacacacacacacacacacacacacacacacacacacacacacacacacacacacacacacacacacacacacacacacacacaccaaaactaGGGAATTACAATTCTATGTAAATCTCTTATGGCAAACCTTCTTAATCATGATCAATGTCATTCAAGTATCCCTCGAAGGTGTGTAGAAACAGACAACATCTCACCCTTTCACAGTCCTGCAAACGAAAGAGGAAAGTTCCGTCGTACATCTCCTTGATATTTCCTCTCACAAAACTCCCcagaaaagagaagaaaagacATGCAGTTGGCCCCTGGCCCCAGCAGGGGGCCACAGTGGGGCTGGTACTAAGGCTGACGTCACAGTGTCAGCGCTACATCGGGGCGTATTCTTAAAaggaaaagagaagaagaagccaCATTCATCCACGCAAAAACACAAAGATATTATTAACAGCAAAAGTGCGAGGGTCCTGCAGTCCGCACGCCCTGGGGCAGATAGTCACGCCCTGGGGCAGATAGTCCTGTAGCGTGGGGCAGCTAGATAGTCACGCTCGGGGGCAGATAGTCACGCTCGGGGGCAGATAGACCCTCCGCGGGGCAGACAGTCCTGCCGCGCGGGGCAGACGTCGTGTCTAGACGTCGGTGGTGCGGATGCCGTCCTCGTCCAGGCTGAAGGGGAAGGCGCGGCCGGCGGAGGGCTGGGAGCGGTGGCGGCGCCGCCCGCTGGACCACGCCCGGGAGAGGACCCCCCCCtcgggcggggccgggggggcgtcggccgggccgggggggggcggggcggcggagagggagttggaggaggaggaggaggaggagttggaggaggaggagagggagggcccGACCGTCAGGGTGCCGAAGGGGCCCGGCCCCTCGTCGGGGTCCAGGGCGGGGGCCCCTCGCTTGGGCAGCGGGGTCCAGGGCTGCCAGCCGGGGGCCACGGAGCAGGACTTCAGGAGCTGGGGCCTCCAGTCCTccgggggggggccctgggcgCTGCGGTACAGGGAGGAGCCGCGCTGGAATGGGGGGCCCTGNNNNNNNNNNNNNNNNNNNNNNNNNNNNNNNNNNNNNNNNNNNNNNNNNNNNNNNNNNNNNNNNNNNNNNNNNNNNNNNNNNNNNNNNNNNNNNNNNNNNNNNNNNNNNNNNNNNNNNNNNNNNNNNNNNNNNNNNNNNNNNNNNNNNNNNNNNNNNNNNNNNNNNNNNNNNNNNNNNNNNNNNNNNNNNNNNNNNNNNNNNNNNNNNNNNNNNNNNNNNNNNNNNNNNNNNNNNNNNNNNNNNNNNNNNNNNNNNNNNNNNNNNNNNNNNNNNNNNNNNNNNNNNNNNNNNNNNNNNNNNNNNNNNNNNNNNNNNNNNNNNNNNNNNNNNNNNNNNNNNNNNNNNNNNNNNNNNNNNNNNNNNNNNNNNNNNNNNNNNNNNNNNNNNNNNNNNNNNNNNNNNNNNNNNNNNNNNNNNNNNNNNNNNNNNNNNNNNNNNN from Gadus morhua chromosome 11, gadMor3.0, whole genome shotgun sequence carries:
- the LOC115554283 gene encoding pleckstrin homology domain-containing family A member 2 (The sequence of the model RefSeq protein was modified relative to this genomic sequence to represent the inferred CDS: added 57 bases not found in genome assembly), translated to MRGWIRDIEGKILGFRGPAQGPPFQRGSSLYRSAQGPPPEDWRPQLLKSCSVAPGWQPWTPLPKRGAPALDPDEGPGPFGTLTVGPSLSSSSNSSSSSSSNSLSAAPPPPGPADAPPAPPEGGVLSRAWSSGRRRHRSQPSAGRAFPFSLDEDGIRTTDV